AGCACAAGCTCGAGAAGACGATGCTGATGCTGAAGAGGATCTTCGGGAGGGCGAGGCTCACCGACCGGGAGGTCCAGACCCTCCGCGGCGTCGTCCGGAACCTCCGGTGGGGGGCTGTCCACCGCGGAGGCGGCTCTGAAGAATGGTGTTTTGGGGCGGGCACCGAGGTCCGGGAAGATGGCCAGGACGAGGGGGAGGGGGCTGCCGGGTCCGACAGGAGCGGGGTTCAGGAGTAGGGCGATGGGTCCTGACCGGAGCTTCTTGAACCGGCTTGCGGCATGTGGCCGCCGAAAAAAAAGCATTATGGGGGGCGAGGCTCTGCCCCCCCAGTTAGGTATCAGACGGCCTTATTGAGATCAGGCGTTGACTACATAGGTTCCCGCGATCTTGTCGTGCCAACCCTGCTTCTTCTTGTCGATGAGGATCCAGAGGTATCCGAGGAGGATCACCGCGGTCGATATGCCCATCCCGATCCACCGGAGGAAGCCCTTTCCGTATCCTATCGGATAGGTCCCGTCGGTCCCTACCAGCTTGATCTTCATCGCCATCATCCCCGGAGTCTGGCCGTTTCCGAAGAAGTAGGTGTAGTACCCGACCGATACCAGAAAGCCCAGGAAGGCGTTTATGCCGCCCAGGGTCTCGCCGACGTTCATCGAGGCGTAGCTGAGGATCGATCCGATCACCCCGACGATGACGCTGTCGATCAGGTAGCCTATGAACCTCGACCCGACGCTCGCCAGGTCGAGGGGCGGCTCCCCCCTCTCTCCGGCAGTTTCCGTCTCCATCTTCCAGCACCTCCATGAAATTTCTTCGGTACCTCTTTACATAACACTCATATAAATAATTTCTCTTAATTTGGTCTTAGCTGTCGTTTGATCGTCTCATCTCTCCATTAAACTGGGCGTGGACGAGGATATCGCCGGAGATGGCCCGCGGATCGGCGCCCCCGTCGAAGGGAGGCGCCGGGATTTCCTGGAGACCCTCCGTCACTCCTTGACGACGTAGGTCCCAGCGATCTTGTCGTGCCAACCCTGCCTCCTCCTGTCGATGAGGATCCAGAGGTATCCGAGGAAGAGGACGACGCCAGATATCTCCATCCCGACCCACCGGAGAAAGCCCCGGCGGAGGCCTATAGGCTCGATTCCGTCGGCCCGGACCAGCTTGATCTCCAGGAGCCTCATCCCCGGCGTCTGCCCCGCCCCGAAGAAGTAGGTGTAGTATCCTATGCCGATCGCCGCCATCAGGAGGTATATCGGGGGATAATCCGATGGGAGGCCGCTCCAGGCCAAAGACCAATCCTCCGCCGGGAGGTCGAAGAGGAAGACGAGGGCGATGTAGATGATGCTCAGGACGACCAGGTCCATCAGGTATGACGCCATCCTCTGGCCGATGCCTGCCAGGTTTGGCACCACCCCTTCCTTCTTATCGTATGGTTCATTCATTCTTCTAACCCCTTCCTTCGGGATCAAACTCCAGCAATGTATTTCATGCAGGTATAAATATTCGACTTGCTGAGAAATAAGAGGTCACGCCGATTCAAATCATGCATATGAGAAAGAAAGGGAAGAAGGAAGGTGGACGGAATGGATTTGAAAGGTGAGGGAAAAGGCGATATATACGCACCGGGAGGTCATACCTCCCAGGCGGCGATCACCTTCTCGATGTTCACGTAGTCTCTTCTTCCTCCGTTCTCCAGGACCAGGACGCCGTCGGCGGAGCCCACCACCCTCCCGCGAAGCCGCTGGTCGCCGTCCCCGCCGAAGTAGACCTCAATATCTTTGTTGTACAGGTGCTCGGATATGAATTTGTCCATCATCGATTCACCACCTTAAAGGATCTATTTAGCAATAATAAGGCTTTAAACTAGATATAACTTGTGGTTAAGCCAAAAATTCGACCAGAAATCCCAAAAAACACGCCAAAATTTAAATCAACTTGATTAAATGATTTTAACTCGGATCAACCGGGGTTGATGATCCGAAGATCTTTCCTCAAGTCAAGTCGAGTTTAAATGGAAGGCCCAGTTCGAAAAGTGCTAAAAGGAGAGATGCACGGTTGAGGGCAAAAATCTGATCAGCGCCCTCGCATTTTCCCGTGAACTTGATGGAGGTATCATCCGGATACCTTGGGCCTCGCCGCCCCCGAGAAGGTCCCCGAATCCCTCGGCTCCGCCCTCTTTCCCCTCTTTATGGCGTCCTCGACGGCCTCGCGGATGATGTATCCCGCCCTGTGTAGGATGGTGTCTTTCAGCTCTGGGTCCTGGTCCATGCTGGCGGTGCATGGGTATGCGTGGTGGGCCTCGGATATCCTCTCCCGGAGGTCGGGCTGGTCGGTATCGAGTCCCGTCATCCTCTTTGCCACGTACCAGGTTGATCCGCACGGGGCGCTGCGGACGACGTTGGCGGCGAGGATCGTCTCCTTTCCCGGCCGGCTCTCCTGAGCTACGATCTCGATCTCGGGCTCGCCGAAGTGGGCCTTCTGCATGAAGGCGTTTATGGCAGGGGTGGCCGGGTCGGGCCTGAGGGCGCAGAAGGGCTTGGCGAAGGCGGCCTCCAGGCCCATCCTTCTCGCCTCCTCGGCCAGCTGGGTCCGGAGGCCCAGGGGGAGGTCCTTCGGCATTTCAGACCCTCCAATGATCCCTTTGTACCCTTTTTCTTTCAGGATGGAGAGGAGGCCGAATATGATGTCGGGGTGGACGTGGACGACGATGGCGATATCCGCCTCGGGGATCTCGGCGGGGATGTAGGGAGATACGTCGTCGATGAAGTCTTCGAGGCCCTCGGGGTCGGGCATCTCGATGACGGATACCAGGTCCTCAGCGAGGCTGTACTTGCCGGCCTTGCAGAGGGTGCAGCCGTCGCCGCAGGATATGCAGAACCCCGAGAAGTTGATCAGGTTTCCTATCAGGGTTCGCCCGAACTCGCCGTTGTAGAATACCGCGACCTTCATGCTCCTCCCTTTTTGTTGTCTTTGGTATCTATCCCTTCCGCCTCCCGACGAGCCCCGGCCACCAGCTCCTCCAGCCCCGGGACCTCTGCAAGAAGCTCGTCGAGGGGCGCCTCCTCCCCGGAGATGTCCAGGGCGATGGCCCCCCAGGGTCCCAGGGCGACGACGGCCGCTGCCCTCTTCCTCCCTGCGAAAGAGCCCGTCCCGCCCCGGAGGTACGAGAGGGATTGGACCTCCGCCACGGGGATGATGGTCACCTCGCCCACCCTGAGGGGGAGGTCGGCGGCGAGGGACCTCCGATTCATCATGCCACCAACTCCATCCGATCACCATATATCTATAGTCGCTTTTTCGTACAAAAATGGTGAGGGTGAGCGGATGGAAGAAGACCTCAGCGGCATAGAGCCCCGCCTCCTATGGAGGCATTTCGACGAGCTCCGGAAGATACCGCGGTGTTCGAAGCGAGAGGAGCGGGCGGCAGAGTACGTCCTCGCCGTCGGAAGGCGGATGGGGCTGGACTGCGGGATGGACGGGGCTGGAAACGTCCTATTGAGGAAGGGGGCGACCCCCGGCAGGGAGGGGTCTCGGGCCGTCCTCCTCCAGGCCCACCTGGACATGGTCTGCGAGAAGGATCGGGGGTCGGATCACGACTTCTCCAGAGATCCGATCCTAGTCCAAGTCGAGGACGGCTTCGTCTCGGCCGTAGGGACGACCCTGGGCGCCGACAACGGGATAGGTGTCGCCGCCGCCCTGGCCGTCCTCGCAGACCCCGGAGCGGTCCACGGTCCCCTGGAGCTCCTCTTCACCGTCGACGAGGAGGAGGGGATGTCGGGGGCCGGGGCCGTCCAGGAGGGGCAGATCGCGGCGAGGATGATGATCAACCTGGACACCGACGACCCCCACGCCGTCTACGTCGGCTGCGCCGGAGGCGAGACCTCCAACCTGCGGCTTCCCATGAGGTGGGACCGCCCCGACCCGGCCGGGGCCTCGGCCTTCGAGGTCGTCGTGGGGGGGCTCTCAGGGGGCCACTCCGGCGTCGACATCCACCTTCAGCGGGGAAACGCCATCAAGCTCCTCGGCCTCCTCCTCTGGGCCGCCGGGGAGAGGGTCTTTCCGGGCCTCTCCTCCCTCAGGGGCGGGGAGAAGCACAACGCCATCCCCCGGGAGGCGGAGGCGGTCGTCGTCGTCCCCCGGGAAGAGGCGGAGGCCTTCTCCTCTTTGGTGGAGGCGGAGGCCCGCGCCCTTCGGGAGGAGTACCGGGCCGTCGATCCGGGGCTCTGGGTGGAGGTCTCGGCCGTGGAGATGCCGGCGAGGGTTGCGTCCCCGGAGGGGTCGAGGCGGGCGATCGGCCTCGTCGCCGCCCTCCCGAACGGGGTCCTCCGGTGGAGCCCCGAGATCCCAGACCTCGTCGAGACCTCGACGAACCTCTCCGTCGCCTTCACCGAGGAGGAGGACCTCTACCTCCAAACGGCCTCCCGATCGTCGTCGAAGGTCGGTCTCGAGGCGACGACCGCCACCATCCGGGCGGCGGCGGCCCTCGCCGGCGCCCGGGTCGAGAGGGGGGACCGCTATCCCGGGCGGCTCCCAGACCTCGACTCTGAGCTCCTTTCGGCCTGCAGGGCGGCCCATCGGAACCTCTTCGGCCGGGATCCGGAGGTGAAGTCGATCCACGCCGGCCTCGAGATGGGGATCATCGGGGAGAAGTTTCCGGATATGGATATGGTCTCTTTGGGAACGTTGATCGAGCACCCCCACTCCCCGGCGGAGAGGGTGAAGATCTCAGCGGTGGCGGAGTTCTATCGGTTCATCCTGGCGGCGCTGGAGCGGATATCGGAGATGTAGGGGACGGGAGGGTGAGGGGGAAGTGGTGAGGATCGGAGGTTGGGGGCTTCGATCCGGATCGGACAGCGGACGCGCTCCCTGGAGCAGTGCTGGAGAGGAGCTTCCGGGGCGAGGCTGAGCGAGGTGCCGAAGAAGATGGAGGTGGGAATGAAAAGGGGTATCCGAGATCGACGAAAATCTCTATATGATGTCGAGCGTATTAGAATGTGGAGGTTCTATAATGGGCGCGAAGATATCAATTTTGTTCGTAATCAGCATTTTGGCATCGATCCTGCCCGTCTGCGGTGGGCCGTTGTTGGCGCAGTGGTCCTTAGAAGACCTGGTTGGCGGCATCGCCATCGGCCCCGGTGGCGAGGTATATGTGACCATCAACAACAGCCACAAGGTGGTGAAGTACTCCCCCGAGGGCGAGAGGCTGGCAGAATGGGACGTCGACGGCGTGATTGAGACAAACGGCATCGCCGTCGGACCTGGGGGCGAGGTATACGTGACCATCAACAACAACCATAAGGTGGTGAAGTATTCGTCCGAGGGCGAGAAGCTGGACGAGTGGGCCGTGGATGGAATGATGAACGGCATCGCAGCGGGGCCGAACGGCCTCATTTACATCTCCTTCACGAACCGTATGATTCAGGTATTTTGGGCCTGATCAGTGTCGATCCTATTTTTTTGCAGATCGACCAGAAGACACTCACGGCTACATGCGCCGCAGCTAAAAGAAGAAACATACTGATCGGCAGTGAACGGGCCCCGCTCCACGGATACCAGGCCCGGACGGCGGAGGAGCTGGCCGCCCTCCTCCCGGCGGTGCTGGAGAGGGCCTTCCGGGGGGAGCTCTGATCCCGCGCCGCCGGGGGTATTCGAGCTATTTTATTATGACGGTGTTTGCTAGGGTGATGAGGAACAACAGGAAGAACAAGGTCCCCAGGAACCTCTCCAAGACCGCCCGATCCTTGTACTTCTTTTCCAGCTTAGAAAATTCGAGCAAGTCGGTGCTGAAGGGCTTTGTGCCGGAGAGGAAGGCTTTGACGCTGAATTTGAGGGCCCGTTTTAAAGGACAATCTCGATATACTGATGCCCAAAACCAGAGTGCGAAAGAGAGAACGACTACAAACGACCAGATTATCGGACGAAGCGGCTTCACGCCATACCCATAAAAGGCCAGCAAAGGCAAGTCGAGGAGCTTATGGCTCCATGACAGATTGGATCGTCGCAATACTCTATGGCTATAGTAACAGTTATCTGCGTCAGCGAACGACCCAATATTCTTGTAATTTTCCACAAGGCGAAGATAAACTTCATCGTCGTGGGCTAGCTTACCGTCGATATCTTCCCATCTAATGTATAACCGACCAAACTTTGATCCCTTCAAGTAGAGCATTTGATCGAATATGGCATCGATGAATGATGCGTCCCCATTGAAAAGGGTGTAATTGAATTGAGCATCTCCGTTAAATTCGGCATTTCTGAAGTTGGCCACTCCAGAAAATTTCGCACTATTGAAATTGGCATCGTGCAATCCAAAATTCGCATAATTAAA
The sequence above is drawn from the Methanothrix harundinacea 6Ac genome and encodes:
- a CDS encoding MM0924 family protein, with product MMDKFISEHLYNKDIEVYFGGDGDQRLRGRVVGSADGVLVLENGGRRDYVNIEKVIAAWEV
- a CDS encoding RDD family protein; amino-acid sequence: METETAGERGEPPLDLASVGSRFIGYLIDSVIVGVIGSILSYASMNVGETLGGINAFLGFLVSVGYYTYFFGNGQTPGMMAMKIKLVGTDGTYPIGYGKGFLRWIGMGISTAVILLGYLWILIDKKKQGWHDKIAGTYVVNA
- a CDS encoding pentapeptide repeat-containing protein, with translation METISAHDILKDIRSGNLEPIDGAIINGSLDLRNLKDPIRGDIKITNSIINGPVNFAGKTFEGQVDFSGTTFNDEVTLFDTQKNDNKPLYTIFEKKVHLVDTHFIKDADFKYVQFDGGNSFDRISFDGKALFNYAKFSNGADFDDAQFKDIAFFTGVIFSNASTIFQNSCFEKDALFNYANFGLHDANFNSAKFSGVANFRNAEFNGDAQFNYTLFNGDASFIDAIFDQMLYLKGSKFGRLYIRWEDIDGKLAHDDEVYLRLVENYKNIGSFADADNCYYSHRVLRRSNLSWSHKLLDLPLLAFYGYGVKPLRPIIWSFVVVLSFALWFWASVYRDCPLKRALKFSVKAFLSGTKPFSTDLLEFSKLEKKYKDRAVLERFLGTLFFLLFLITLANTVIIK
- the pepD gene encoding beta-Ala-His dipeptidase, with the translated sequence MEEDLSGIEPRLLWRHFDELRKIPRCSKREERAAEYVLAVGRRMGLDCGMDGAGNVLLRKGATPGREGSRAVLLQAHLDMVCEKDRGSDHDFSRDPILVQVEDGFVSAVGTTLGADNGIGVAAALAVLADPGAVHGPLELLFTVDEEEGMSGAGAVQEGQIAARMMINLDTDDPHAVYVGCAGGETSNLRLPMRWDRPDPAGASAFEVVVGGLSGGHSGVDIHLQRGNAIKLLGLLLWAAGERVFPGLSSLRGGEKHNAIPREAEAVVVVPREEAEAFSSLVEAEARALREEYRAVDPGLWVEVSAVEMPARVASPEGSRRAIGLVAALPNGVLRWSPEIPDLVETSTNLSVAFTEEEDLYLQTASRSSSKVGLEATTATIRAAAALAGARVERGDRYPGRLPDLDSELLSACRAAHRNLFGRDPEVKSIHAGLEMGIIGEKFPDMDMVSLGTLIEHPHSPAERVKISAVAEFYRFILAALERISEM
- a CDS encoding DUF166 domain-containing protein, with protein sequence MKVAVFYNGEFGRTLIGNLINFSGFCISCGDGCTLCKAGKYSLAEDLVSVIEMPDPEGLEDFIDDVSPYIPAEIPEADIAIVVHVHPDIIFGLLSILKEKGYKGIIGGSEMPKDLPLGLRTQLAEEARRMGLEAAFAKPFCALRPDPATPAINAFMQKAHFGEPEIEIVAQESRPGKETILAANVVRSAPCGSTWYVAKRMTGLDTDQPDLRERISEAHHAYPCTASMDQDPELKDTILHRAGYIIREAVEDAIKRGKRAEPRDSGTFSGAARPKVSG
- a CDS encoding RDD family protein, yielding MNEPYDKKEGVVPNLAGIGQRMASYLMDLVVLSIIYIALVFLFDLPAEDWSLAWSGLPSDYPPIYLLMAAIGIGYYTYFFGAGQTPGMRLLEIKLVRADGIEPIGLRRGFLRWVGMEISGVVLFLGYLWILIDRRRQGWHDKIAGTYVVKE